One Streptomyces formicae genomic window, GTCGCGGGACGCCTGTGATGATTCCCGCCGCTCTCGCCGGTGTGCGAGGCGTCGTGCTCGACACCGACGGGGTGATCACCGACTCGGCGCGGGTGCACGCCGAGGCGTGGAAGCGGGCCTTCGACGTCTTCCTCGCCGAGCATCCGCCCGAATCGCCCCGGCAGCGGCGGCCGTTCGACGTGCGCCAGGACTACTTGCGGTACGTCGACGGCAAATCGCGCCTCGACGGAGCCGCCTCTTTCCTCGCCTCGCGTGGGCTGCGGCCGGTCGTCCGGGACGTCGAGGCCGTGGCAGCCGAGAAGGAGCGGCTGTTCGCCGAGCGGCTGAGCAAGGGCGGCATCGACGCCTACCCCGGAACCGTGCGCCTCCTGAAGGCCCTGCGTGAACACGAAATCCCGCTGGCGGCGGCCTCCGCCTCCCGGCACGCCCGTGAAATCCTCACGAACGCGGGCGTGTTGGAGCTCTTCGACGCTCTCGTGGACGGTGAGGTGGCGGCTCGCCTCGGCCTCGCGGGCAAGCCGGACCCCGCGCTCTTCCTGGAAGCGGCGCGGCGCCTTCGTGTGACGCCGACGGAGGCTGCTGTCATCGAGGACGCGCTGGCGGGTGTCGAGGCGGGCCGGCGCGGTGGGTTCCGTGTCGTGATCGGCGTGGACAGGAACGCGACGGACAGCACGAGGGCGGCTCTGCTGCGACACGGCGCGGACACGGTGGTGGACGACCTCGGCGCGCTGCTGGCCGAAGGCGGAAGGCCATGAAGGAGCGGATCGACGACTGGACCTGGGAGTACGACGGCTTCGACCCGGCGGACGAACGGCTTCGGGAATCCCTGTGCACCCTGGGCAACGGATACTTCGCCACTCGGGGGGCCGCACCCGAGTGCCCGGCCGACGACGTGCACTATCCGGGGACGTACGCGGCGGGCTGCTACAACCGGCTGACCTCACACATCGCGGACCGGCAGGTGGAGAACGAGGACGTGGTCAACCTGCCCGACTGGCTGCCCCTGCGCTACCGGCTGAAAGAAGGGCAAGAGGAAGGCGAAGGGCAGTGGCTCACCCCGGACCGCGGCGCGCTCGTCGCCCTGCGGCAGTCCCTGGACCTGCGGTCCGGCATCCTGGAGCGCGATCTCCGGTACGAGGTCGGGCACGGGCGCGTGCTGCGGGTGCGCCAACTGCGTCTCGTGCACATGGCCGACCCTCATCTCGCGGCACTGCACACCCGCTTCAGCGTCGAGGGGCCGCCGGTCGTGCTGGAGGTCGAGGCGGCACTCGACGGGACCGTGACCAACGCGGGTGTGCCGCGCTACCGGCAACTGAACTCCACCCACCTCACCCACGTCCACACCGGAACCGGTGACGCGGCCGACACCGTGTGGCTGCGATGCCGCACCACGACGTCCGACGTCCGGGTGGGGCTGGCCGCCCGGACGACGGCGGGCTCCGCCCCGGCCGTGACGCGGCACGACGGGGGCCGGGCTGTCCAGCTCTTCGAAATCACCCTTGAAGCCGGGCGCACCGCCACCGTCGACAAGACCGTCGCCCTGCACACCTCCCGCGACCCGGCGATCAGTGACCCCCTGCGGGCCGCCGTCGACCGTGTCGCCGGGGCACCCGGGTTCGACGAGCTCCTCGACTCGCACATCACCGCGTGGGACCAGCTGTGGCGCAGGGCCGAACTCGACGTGCCCGGCGAGGCGGGCCGCATCCTGCGGCTGCACCACTTCCACGTCCTGCAGACGCTGTCGCCGCACACCGCCGATCTCGACGTCGGCGTGCCCGCTCGCGGGCTGCACGGAGAGGCGTACCGAGGCCATGTCTTCTGGGACGAACTCTTCGTCCTGCCCTACCTCAATCTGCATTTTCCCGAGGTGTCCCGGGCGCTTCTCACCTACCGCCACCGCCGTCTGGAGCGGGCGTGCGCGGCGGCCCGCGACGTGGGCAGGGCGGGTGCGATGTACCCGTGGCAGAGCGGTAGCGACGGACGGGAGGAGACCCAGGAGCTCCATCTCAACCCGCGCTCGGGGCGCTGGCTGCAGGACCACTCCCGTCTCCAGCGTCATGTGGGATCGGCTGTCGCGTACAACGTGTGGCGGTACTGCGAGGCCAGTGGTGACGCCGAGTTCCTGCACACCAAGGGCGCTGAGATGCTCCTGCAGATCGCCCGCTTCTGGGCCGACTCGGCGACGTACGACGAGAGCCTCGGTCGGCATCGCATCCGCGGCGTCGTCGGGCCCGACGAGTACCACGACGCCTACCCGGGAGCCGTGGCTCCAGGGCTTGACGACAACGCCTACACGAACGTCACGGCGGCCTGGGTGCTCGCCCGCGCCCTGGACGTCCTGCGGACCCTGCCCGAACCGCGCAGGCGGGAGCTGGTGGAACGGATCGGTCTCGACGGCGGAGAGGTCGAAGCGTGGGAGGACGTCTCCCACACCCTTCACGTGCCGTTCCACGACGGGGTGATCAGCCAGTTCGAGGGATACGGAGACCTCGCGGAACTGGACTGGGACGGCTATCGCGCCCGCTACGGTGACATCCGCCGTCTGGACCGGATCCTGGAGGCCGAAAACGACACGGTCAATCGCTATCAGGCGTCCAAGCAGGCCGATGCCCTGATGCTCGGCTACCTCTTCTCCCCGGCCGAACTGGGCGGCCTCTTCGCCCGGTTGGGCTACTCGCTTGACGCGGACACCTGGCAGCGCACCGTCGACCACTATCTGCGCCGCACCAGCCACGGCTCCACGCTCAGTGGTCTCGTGCACGGCTGGGTCCTGGCCAGAGTGCGGCGCGCGGGAGCCTGGAAGTTCGTGCGGGAGGCGCTGGAGGGAGACATCGCCGACCTGCAAGGCGGCACCACGGGGGAGGGCATCCACCTCGGCGCCATGGCAGGGACGCTCGACCTCGTGCAACGGGGCCTCACCGGCCTGGAGACCCGGGGCGGCGCACTGTGGCTCGACCCGGTGCCGCTGCCGGAACTCTCCGAGTACGGTTTCGCCCTTCGCTACCGGGGGCACTGGGGCGTACGGCTCCGGATGCGGCCCGGCATGCTGCACATCGGCGTCCCCTCGTCGGACCGCTCGCCGATCGGCATCGAGCTGCCCGGCAGGGCCGTTTCCGTCGAGCCGGGGGAGTCGTGTGATCTGACGCTGCCCGAGTGACGGGGCGAGGAACGGTTCCTCGGGGAAGCGGCGTCGATTCCGGTGTCCGTGGCGGAGCGGGCTTCTTCTCTCTTGCCCCGGTGCTGGTCGTGCCCCTCGCCGGGCAGGGCCGACCGGGCAAGAGGGGGACCCGGACGGCCCTCGCCGGTGCCGCGTGGCGGCGCGATGCTGGGAATTGAGGAAGCGGGGAGATGGGACGAGGGAGGGTGAGATGAGCAGCATGATCAACAGGCTCCCGAACTGGCCGCAGGGGCTGCCGGACGTGTTCGGCTGGATCGAGGGCGGCATTCCGGGGCTTCACCCGACACCCGGGGTGCATGGGATTCGGATCGAGGAGTCGTGCACGGACGGGGTGTACTCGCTGCGTGCCGAACTTCCCGGTGTCGACCCCGACAAGGACATCGACATCACGGTGACGGAAGGCGTCCTGACGCTGTGCGCCGAGCGCAGCGCCGGAACAGCGGGCGACCGCCACTCGGAGTTCCGCTACGGCACCTTCGCGCGCGCCGTCCGGCTGCCCTCCGGCGCACGCGGAGACGAGGCGACCGCAGAGTACGAGGGCGGCGTCCTGACCATCACGGTCCCGGTGCCGGAAGGGAAGCACGCCACCAGGACTATCCCGGTGCGGCACACCTGAGCGCGATACGCGCCGGCCGCACACGCCCGCGCGACCCAGTCGGGCAGGTCGCGCGGGCCTTCCACGCGTGCACGTCGCCTTCGGCGTGGTGGGGCCCGTCAGTTGTGCGGAACGATCGCGACCGGGCACCCGGCGCGGTGGATCGCCGCGTGCGCGGTCGATCCGAGATGCTCCCCGGCAGGGACACGGCGGCCGACGACGAGCAGGTCGGCATCCTTGGCGGCCTGCAACACGTGGTGGCCCGTGAGGCCGCGGACGAGGCGTTCAGTGACCTGTACCCCCGGGAACTTGTGTTTCCAGGGGGTGAGCGTGGCCGCGAGGAGCCGGGATTTCGCCACGGAGGGGTCGGTGGTGTCGGCGGTGGGGACCAGGGGGATCGTCCACGTGTGCACGGCGTGCAGCGGTGCCTGACGGGTGGTTGCCGCGACGAAGGCGAATTCCAGGAGTTC contains:
- a CDS encoding Hsp20/alpha crystallin family protein, which translates into the protein MSSMINRLPNWPQGLPDVFGWIEGGIPGLHPTPGVHGIRIEESCTDGVYSLRAELPGVDPDKDIDITVTEGVLTLCAERSAGTAGDRHSEFRYGTFARAVRLPSGARGDEATAEYEGGVLTITVPVPEGKHATRTIPVRHT
- a CDS encoding HAD family hydrolase — its product is MIPAALAGVRGVVLDTDGVITDSARVHAEAWKRAFDVFLAEHPPESPRQRRPFDVRQDYLRYVDGKSRLDGAASFLASRGLRPVVRDVEAVAAEKERLFAERLSKGGIDAYPGTVRLLKALREHEIPLAAASASRHAREILTNAGVLELFDALVDGEVAARLGLAGKPDPALFLEAARRLRVTPTEAAVIEDALAGVEAGRRGGFRVVIGVDRNATDSTRAALLRHGADTVVDDLGALLAEGGRP
- a CDS encoding glycoside hydrolase family 65 protein, whose product is MKERIDDWTWEYDGFDPADERLRESLCTLGNGYFATRGAAPECPADDVHYPGTYAAGCYNRLTSHIADRQVENEDVVNLPDWLPLRYRLKEGQEEGEGQWLTPDRGALVALRQSLDLRSGILERDLRYEVGHGRVLRVRQLRLVHMADPHLAALHTRFSVEGPPVVLEVEAALDGTVTNAGVPRYRQLNSTHLTHVHTGTGDAADTVWLRCRTTTSDVRVGLAARTTAGSAPAVTRHDGGRAVQLFEITLEAGRTATVDKTVALHTSRDPAISDPLRAAVDRVAGAPGFDELLDSHITAWDQLWRRAELDVPGEAGRILRLHHFHVLQTLSPHTADLDVGVPARGLHGEAYRGHVFWDELFVLPYLNLHFPEVSRALLTYRHRRLERACAAARDVGRAGAMYPWQSGSDGREETQELHLNPRSGRWLQDHSRLQRHVGSAVAYNVWRYCEASGDAEFLHTKGAEMLLQIARFWADSATYDESLGRHRIRGVVGPDEYHDAYPGAVAPGLDDNAYTNVTAAWVLARALDVLRTLPEPRRRELVERIGLDGGEVEAWEDVSHTLHVPFHDGVISQFEGYGDLAELDWDGYRARYGDIRRLDRILEAENDTVNRYQASKQADALMLGYLFSPAELGGLFARLGYSLDADTWQRTVDHYLRRTSHGSTLSGLVHGWVLARVRRAGAWKFVREALEGDIADLQGGTTGEGIHLGAMAGTLDLVQRGLTGLETRGGALWLDPVPLPELSEYGFALRYRGHWGVRLRMRPGMLHIGVPSSDRSPIGIELPGRAVSVEPGESCDLTLPE